In Oryza sativa Japonica Group chromosome 2, ASM3414082v1, the following are encoded in one genomic region:
- the LOC4329646 gene encoding RNA polymerase II transcriptional coactivator KIWI, which produces MWRKGNKRFGGGGEPAAKRRAAGDDGPSESADDDIVVAQISKNRRVAVRTWNGKVVVDIREFYEKDGKTLPGRKGIQLPMDQWKILRDNIKAIDEAIKENA; this is translated from the exons ATGTGGCGGAAGGGGAACAAgcggttcggcggcggcggcgagccggcggccaAGCGCCGTGCCGCCGGGGACGACGGGCCCTCCGAGAGCGCCGACGACGATATCGTCGTCGCCCAG ATATCGAAGAACAGGAGGGTGGCGGTGCGGACCTGGAACGGCAAGGTCGTCGTCGACATCCGCGAGTTCTACGAGAAGGACGGCAAGACCCTCCCCGGCCGCAAAG GTATACAGCTCCCGATGGATCAG TGGAAGATACTGAGGGACAATATCAAAGCTATAGATGAGGCCATCAAGGAGAATGCGTGA